A region of the Solea senegalensis isolate Sse05_10M unplaced genomic scaffold, IFAPA_SoseM_1 scf7180000014697, whole genome shotgun sequence genome:
cacatttacagtaGAAGAAATAGTTTGTTTTCACTTATGATACACTAAATATGTACAATCACATGCAGAAGACTGTCTGCACGACAGACCGGAGCCTGTGTCTTTTGCCATTTGACATGTGTGAATCACAAGTGCCGCAAATCCCCTCCGAGTGTCTCATTTCTGGCTTGAATGgcaaaagaaaagcacagaaCAATTTACCAGCAGCCATGAGTGTGTCACTCAAGAAGACGTTgcccgaaaaaaaaaaataaaaaaaaaatcacagaatgtaCTAAAGCTACACATTATTCCTTTAACTCCTTGGCACTCcttcaaaaaaactgaaaaagaaaaaaggtggaaaaagtTGCTAGATCACACTGCATTGGAAATGGCCGACGGTCGAGTCTACTCCACAAAGAGCCAATCGAGTTGCTagacagtgtttttctctttcccaCGTGTCTGTTTTGTCTGTAGATGGAGGATATGACGGTGACCAACAACTATATCAGGCTTTTCTTTGGATGGAGTGATGCTTTTGTTTCCCACTGTAGGCACAAGGAGGAGCCAAGGCATTGGGGGAGGCGGGGGGAGTTGCGGGGCTGCAGGGGACTCAGCGTCTCATCTGGCCCATCTGATAGTTCTCTCTGGGCTGACGGTGGTGCCTCTGGGGCTGAGCCTGACGCTGAGGCTGCCTCTGGGGTTGCCGCTGGCCGCCGTGCCCGCCGTGGCCGTGCGGGTGCTGAGACTGGTGCTGCACCTGTGAGTTAGCGTGCTGCTGTGCTCGCCGCCGCTTCAAAGTGcctttgaggaggaggagaaagggtTTTTCAACAAAGACAACTCGTTACACAACTGTATGATTGACAGCATGTtctaaacaagacaaaacaaaagacaacaaatacaacatagGTTTATTAACTGCATCCACAACAGTATCTAGCAGGAGCAAACAATTAAACAATACTTATGCATTTCTAAATATAAACTGAGCTTATTCAGTTGCAGCAATTATTGTGTgcataaaaatgtttgaaataataaattagcaacaaaaaacaaatctgtttagTGGAGTGGCAAAtgttaacttaaaaaaatattaatgatcAAGGTTACATCCATGCTACTCTGTGTTCAGATAAAAAATTATCTACATCCAAATAAGCACTTCAGCTCTACATCAGAAGACATCTCAGGTTCACGAGGTGTGCAGGTGTAAAGAAGAAGCTCCGTGGTTGTATGACTAatggttaaaaacaacaactgtgaaaAGTAAGAGCAGGGATTTCTTTCTCAGCTGATAAGTGGAGATGTGGCTGATTCAGGCAGTGAACGTGGGTAACCGTCATCATTTCTAAAGGTCTCCGTTTTTGCCTGTCGTAGCCCTAGATTTTTCTAATTAAAACTTTTTAACTTCTGTCTTTAGGGCTCAAAAATGCCAGGATAATGTAATGACGGgtgtattttgttgtgtttttgaatggAAAATGGAGTGGTATGAATGGAAAATGGAGTGGTATGAATGTAGTTTAAGTTTTTATGAAGGTATGAAGACTCACCTGGAAGTGGTTTGGGAGGGGGAAGTTTGGGGTTACTGCTTGGTGTATGCACACTGCAGATCTTAATAAAACCTGCCATGAGCATGATGAGGGCAATACCCATCAGCAACACTGCCCACCAATGAGCCTGGAGAAGAAAATTCACAAGTTAAAACACACTCGATACAAAACCCTTCGTAATAACTTTAACTTATTATGCAACCACAATCAAGAAGCCGACACATACCACAATCCACTCTGCAATGTTCTCATAGAGCTCTGGGTTAAAAATGGCCTTCTTAAGCCTGGCAAGTGGACCGTCTGCATCCACCAGACGACATTTCATGAACACATCACAGTAGCCCTTGAAGTCGTTGCAAGGCGAGCCGGCTGGCAGCGTGGTCACTTTTTTGTTGAAGAAACGAGCCAGGCGCTCTGATCCggtgctgctgcatgtgttaGGATTCACTGAGGAGATGGATTGAAGATAATCAAGGCAAAGCTTTCAGCTTCATTTGTGAAGCCCATTtcatacacatgcatgcacacgcgcgcacacacacacgggctaCTCAAcgtgctttacataaaaacaaaataacaaagaatGACAACTCTCAAGTAGTTAAAAATACATTGAAGCTGGGAAATGGATAAATGACTTACTCTTCTCCATGCAGCACACATGGCAAAGCTCAGTCTCATCCTTGCCTTCCTGGCTGGCACAGGTGCACGCCTCCAGCCCATATTTCTCACAGATGGATCCCGAACAGCCCTGTTATGATGAAGCATGAAGGCAGGTGAGATCAGGCAGCGACTGGTGTGAAGATGGGATTGATACCACAACCAGATCTTCcatgtgttcacacactcaccccATTGAGGCACACTTGAGTCTCTCCGTGACAGGCGGTGAAGTTGGCTTTGGGCTCAGAAGTGGGACACTGAGCACTGACTCCATTACACATGCCCTGGTGAGCACACTCTGACTCCTCTCTGCACTTGTCATTACGACCTTTGTAACTGCACTCTGGCGTACAACATGGACCCTGGCTGGGACTGGTAGGGAAGACGGGGAAGAGAAGGGAAGTGTTGAGTCAAAAGTGATCACATCAGTGGAAcatcaaaaaacacaccaaaacaacGTCCGCGTCTAACCTGCAGACTTTGTTGGGCTTTAACTTGCACTTCTTATTGTCAGGCTGGTTGGCGTCATAGCAACACTGGTCCCTGCACTGATCGCTGTAACCGCAGTCACACTCCTCTCCTGGCTCCACCAGGCCGTTACCACAGATGGGCTGGCCAGACTctgtttgggaaaaaaaatgaatggaaaaaaaacatactcatCTTGCATGAATGCTGCAAGCCAACTCTGTAAGACTTAACTAATTATATTAATTGACTAAAGATAGATTTCCCTAACtaattgtttatatttgtattccATCAGGTTACATATAGTATTCATATTAGTAGTAAAAAAGTGGTGGGaactaataaatgaaaacatcctCCTGCTAATTTTTGAACACATGCGATACTTCATTTGTGTTAATATATTGTCCTTATGTCTCCTTTTGTTCCTTTCGTCATTTGTGTGAATACATACACgttcaaaagaaagaaattcacTCATTCAAAGGGGGTAAAACGTACCgacaaagcagttgtttctctttttttccagcacctGGCTGATGTTGCGGACACTACAGATAGAGAACTTATTGTTGTTGAGCTTGTCTCCTGATGTAGCTCTCGCATACATGATATAATTTCCCTTCTCCTTCTTGTCTTGGCTCTTGGATTCTCCCGGGGTGCACTCAGAACCAGAGTCGTGCTGCGAGTGAGAAAGCGAGAAAGgttaaaagaggaaaagaaaggcTCGTCATAAATCTCTCCATGAAAAAATGTGGAACATCTAAGCAACTCACCGGGGAGCCAAAGTTGTGTCCTACTTCATGTGCAAAAGTGATATGGGAGACTTTGGGAGGTACATGGGAGGCATAGTTCTGTACAGTGATTATACCAGTGTTGAGCGACTTCTTCTTTCCATCTGAGTAGAGCTTGCTTTTCTCACAGATGCCTCCAGAGCTCCCTGAGAAGGAAAACCACAAGGTTGAAACACACCTTTTTCAAGACCACAGCTAGAAAGCGAAAAGGATTCCCTCATGacaggaaaaaacatttcaccaaGACTGGGTAATAATGGACCTTCCGCTCAGTGCAGAGGATGGACTGTTATACAATGGTTCTAAATCTGTTTGTTAGCTTACTCATATCCTGACTTAAAACATGGCCGACTGTTTGCAGTTGCTGATGATACACAGTCCTTCAGTACCTGAGGGGGCTCCAACCCACGCCAAGCCCAGCACTCCATCATCAAAGTCTCTGTCAGTGAAAACATAAGCCAGGCAGTAGTCGTCATGGTTCTGCTCCGAGTTGAGCTCCAGGAACTTCTCCACGCCAATGTTGGAGAAGCGGAATGGGTTGGATTTGTCCCGCTCATCAATGgttgtgtttatctgtgatggacaaaaaaaatggtttcaGATGCAAGGCAGTGATCACACATAAAAggtaaattaaatataataataatataagtacAAGACCTACCCTGATCCTTTTCACCATGAAACTGATGTTGCGAATGCCCATGAAGTCTGTTCCCTGATAGATGGCATCGATGGCCTTGACGTGACTGGAGATCTGGGATCGTGTCAGAGAACATAAGATCAAGAATCACTGGTTGTGCAAAAATACTATAATACAACATCAAATGTAAGGCTTCAGCTAACGACAATTTTcaaaatcaattaatctgtcaattattttttcaATGAATAATGTGgtacataaaatgtcaaatgatcAGATGTTTCAGATGTCTGTTCTGTCCACAAAAccataatgatttctttgttgtatggagcgacaaaaacagaacaaaaaccttttcaattatcaaaatagttgcatGTTGACATTTGGTGTAACTCGGGTTTCTGCCAGTATATTGCAGGCTCAGCCAAGCCTACTAAACATGCTCCTGGGCTAAATTTTGAAATACCATCGTCATTAAGCGCTGAGATTAACACGTGTTGACACAATCAGATTGTGTACGACGGATTTTCACTGTTCCCAATCCCGAGGAGAGATCTGTGTGTCTCAGGCTGTGCAGGGGGGGTGAGGCTAGCTGCCTGtcacacaaacagaagcagcaggagcttcacacagacacagatctGCTATGGCCGAAAGTTCAATGTCCAAAAGTCTGGTAATGTTTCACCAGAAGTGACACTGATAAAAGTCATTGATTCAAGTGTAACAAGACTTTAGTTTGTCTTATCTTTCCATGTTAGCTTATAGGCCACGCTCAGAAATCACAGGGGAGATATTTCCTCCAGGGTAACAAGCAGCTGATAAACATACAGAAACTTGATCTCGCTCTCTCCCCTACAAGAGAAGCGTTGCTGAAAGTCAACCCATTTGCAAGACATGGGAGCTGTTGGTCTACTGAGACCATGTTTTAAGTCTGCATTACTTCattaaatccaaatgaaggattaCATgcaacaaagtcacaaaataacaaaagtgaACTTACGAATCATGGCAACAGTGGGTAAACTAAAAAATTGCACATGGGACTTGACAAGAGGAGAGTAcacagtttacaaagtgacacaagcTTAAATTTCCCTTTGGAAAAGGCTATCTAACAGTGACTAACCTCTGTTTTAGTTTGCAGGGCAGCAAATATTACACAAATGGGGcaagttaaatttaaatgttggaaaaacaacagagatGCATTAAAAACCATGTGAaaagcctgctgctgctgacaccaTGTGGTAATGGATGCACTACTAATTAGGTAGTCATCAGcgtagaggaaaaaaagttatttgaaCTAATAAATGCTGCCGTCTGTAATCACTGATATACTACACTCCTCATCAGATATCACTGCACACAGAGCCTTTACGTGATGCCCAGggtgatttttatttgctgCAGAGTTGTATGAATCAACCCTGCACTGTCATATTTTGATACAAATCTAGAATTATAGATGATTAAAAGTGTGCTTCTGGAGTAATATTACAAGACAGAAATTTCTCAGCACTCGCTGTGTAAATCCAATTCCAGCAGCACTGCAATAACATGAGTCAAGTGAATGAGACTACCTGTGTATTACCTGAGCAATGACAGCTTCTCTAGTCTTGTAATACTTGTAGAAGAGGTggtcagtttgaatgaaaagcTGGCAGGTGTTTCTCTCCGCTTGGgccatcctcctcttcctcagcaaGACAGGGTCGTTCAAGTCCGCTGGAGTATGTAGAGCCTGATGTGTGGTGGAGGGCAGGGAATAGtaggttaaataaaatatgttttaatatatagCATTTTTAACAGTGggttaataaataatgatgaggTATTTTTAGGGCTGTGGTTTTCAGTGCCCAGCATGTTCATGGATGGACTGTAACTGAACTGaggaataataaataataataatgataaacagAAACATACTAAACATTTAATCACTGATTTTTGATGACTGGTGCTTCTACAGGCTGTGGGTTTAAATtctcaaacaggaagtgcataaAACTTAAGAATGGTGTATAGTAAAGATCCATGACAGTTTTTCAAACATTCTGATAAGCTACTAATTTATCATACTAAAAGATAGGACAAGCTATTCTCACCAGTCACTGTAACTGGAAACCACAGAGACTTGATAAAAGTTCTCTATGGGCAACTGTGAGTCTAACctagtaaaaaaagaaaatataaacaatTCTTAACAATGCAAGGGGTCATTGCTACGTGCAATGAAGTTCACCTTGGGTGGTTCTTCTAAGGCAGATGCTTGGtactttttcatcttttcaaacactgagctaTCAGCACATCCTCCCTCCGGGCCGTACTTGTGTGGGTAGTCTGAGTGAAGGAAGCAGACAACACTGTTTGGATTATGGGAGACATTGTTTGGGACTTAACCCCCTGAGTCA
Encoded here:
- the LOC122761376 gene encoding disintegrin and metalloproteinase domain-containing protein 10-like isoform X1; this translates as MDLSDMLLLNLFLFAYLLNYTQGHYRNPLNKYIRHYEGLSYDTELVHSKHQRAKRALSHEDKFLHLEFHAHGRHFNLRMKRDTTLFSQDLKVDVSGEEMPYDTSHIYAGEIYGEKGTLTHGSIVDGQFEGFIQSYHGIYYVEPAERYLEGKNVPFHSVIYHEDDINYPHKYGPEGGCADSSVFEKMKKYQASALEEPPKALHTPADLNDPVLLRKRRMAQAERNTCQLFIQTDHLFYKYYKTREAVIAQISSHVKAIDAIYQGTDFMGIRNISFMVKRIRINTTIDERDKSNPFRFSNIGVEKFLELNSEQNHDDYCLAYVFTDRDFDDGVLGLAWVGAPSGSSGGICEKSKLYSDGKKKSLNTGIITVQNYASHVPPKVSHITFAHEVGHNFGSPHDSGSECTPGESKSQDKKEKGNYIMYARATSGDKLNNNKFSICSVRNISQVLEKKRNNCFVESGQPICGNGLVEPGEECDCGYSDQCRDQCCYDANQPDNKKCKLKPNKVCSPSQGPCCTPECSYKGRNDKCREESECAHQGMCNGVSAQCPTSEPKANFTACHGETQVCLNGGCSGSICEKYGLEACTCASQEGKDETELCHVCCMEKMNPNTCSSTGSERLARFFNKKVTTLPAGSPCNDFKGYCDVFMKCRLVDADGPLARLKKAIFNPELYENIAEWIVAHWWAVLLMGIALIMLMAGFIKICSVHTPSSNPKLPPPKPLPGTLKRRRAQQHANSQVQHQSQHPHGHGGHGGQRQPQRQPQRQAQPQRHHRQPRENYQMGQMRR
- the LOC122761376 gene encoding disintegrin and metalloproteinase domain-containing protein 10-like isoform X2 — encoded protein: MDLSDMLLLNLFLFAYLLNYTQGHYRNPLNKYIRHYEGLSYDTELVHSKHQRAKRALSHEDKFLHLEFHAHGRHFNLRMKRDTTLFSQDLKVDVSGEEMPYDTSHIYAGEIYGEKGTLTHGSIVDGQFEGFIQSYHGIYYVEPAERYLEGKNVPFHSVIYHEDDINYPHKYGPEGGCADSSVFEKMKKYQASALEEPPKALHTPADLNDPVLLRKRRMAQAERNTCQLFIQTDHLFYKYYKTREAVIAQISSHVKAIDAIYQGTDFMGIRNISFMVKRIRINTTIDERDKSNPFRFSNIGVEKFLELNSEQNHDDYCLAYVFTDRDFDDGVLGLAWVGAPSGSSGGICEKSKLYSDGKKKSLNTGIITVQNYASHVPPKVSHITFAHEVGHNFGSPHDSGSECTPGESKSQDKKEKGNYIMYARATSGDKLNNNKFSICSVRNISQVLEKKRNNCFVESGQPICGNGLVEPGEECDCGYSDQCRDQCCYDANQPDNKKCKLKPNKVCSPSQGPCCTPECSYKGRNDKCREESECAHQGMCNGVSAQCPTSEPKANFTACHGETQVCLNGGCSGSICEKYGLEACTCASQEGKDETELCHVCCMEKMNPNTCSSTGSERLARFFNKKVTTLPAGSPCNDFKGYCDVFMKCRLVDADGPLARLKKAIFNPELYENIAEWIVAHWWAVLLMGIALIMLMAGFIKICSVHTPSSNPKLPPPKPLPGESSYLHKNLNYIQKHNKIHPSLHYPGIFEP